A stretch of the Streptomyces ortus genome encodes the following:
- a CDS encoding DUF1996 domain-containing protein — protein MGRNTRRRPTGARRATIGAVALMLGGGGLVAANVYATASESTSGQTDQVLASGAATIDCPDVGSELAAVPDGSKTEVDKQLALLDKQIAEAYQRLQSSADAIKQDAAFAQNSIMNPLKDKRVATIERIVAAIDAVGDRPEGLDAFAPCILRASGNQDAPENGQDGEGNGDAQDGSAEDGAGQDGQDQGQDQGDGQEQGQGQEQGGDQGQGEQPPGNGGQAGNGPVAADFVDISTVKPNVSKPAAQGNASKGSFVTKCGVNENGLFNSDNVIVAPGVSNGAHHFHDYVGNQSNDAFASDEDLANAQTSCENQGDKSSYFWPVLRLQNGDDEKDAGSPGGGIEGNAGQIIRPKAATMSFEGSPRGDVTAMPKLLRIITGDAKAFVNGPTNANASWSCTGFEDRQLKDKYPLCPQGSDVVRTFRFQSCWDGRNIDSANHRTHVAFATADGSCANDFKAIPQLVQRIVYDVDAPSVADGGKSKPFFAVDSFPEQLHKPVTDHGDFINVFDEALMKEMVDCINDGRKCDGADDGGNGGGNGGGGNGGGGNGGGGNGGGGGGEEPTDPPATTPAPDPTEGNEQPGDDEPGDNGQGETPADNGGENTAKPSAGNTEATEAAGGADKGKNDEGKNDQGKGNAEPKAATSPSATQRDAGASTGDADTGAAVPGPEPSDAGGVAAPQAVTGGLAETGTSLWPAAAGGLLVIAGFVLLRRISSRSR, from the coding sequence TTGGGACGCAACACGCGCAGACGCCCAACAGGCGCACGACGCGCGACCATCGGGGCGGTCGCGCTGATGCTGGGAGGAGGTGGGCTGGTAGCGGCGAACGTCTACGCCACTGCCTCCGAAAGCACCTCGGGCCAGACCGACCAGGTCCTTGCCTCGGGTGCCGCCACGATCGACTGCCCGGATGTGGGCAGTGAGCTGGCCGCGGTGCCGGACGGGTCCAAGACGGAGGTCGACAAGCAACTCGCCCTCCTGGACAAGCAGATCGCCGAGGCGTATCAGCGGCTGCAGAGCTCGGCGGACGCCATCAAGCAGGACGCCGCCTTCGCCCAGAACTCGATCATGAACCCGCTCAAGGACAAGCGAGTGGCGACCATCGAGCGCATCGTGGCGGCCATCGACGCCGTGGGCGACCGCCCCGAGGGGCTGGACGCCTTCGCACCCTGCATACTCCGCGCCTCCGGCAACCAGGACGCGCCGGAGAACGGTCAGGACGGCGAAGGGAACGGTGACGCCCAGGACGGCAGTGCCGAGGACGGCGCCGGCCAGGACGGCCAGGACCAGGGTCAGGATCAGGGCGACGGCCAGGAGCAAGGCCAGGGCCAGGAGCAGGGTGGCGACCAGGGGCAGGGCGAGCAGCCTCCCGGCAACGGCGGTCAGGCCGGCAACGGCCCCGTGGCAGCCGACTTCGTGGACATCTCCACCGTCAAGCCGAACGTGTCGAAGCCGGCCGCCCAGGGCAACGCCTCCAAGGGCTCCTTCGTCACCAAGTGCGGTGTGAACGAGAACGGCCTGTTCAACTCCGACAACGTGATCGTGGCCCCCGGTGTCAGCAACGGCGCCCACCACTTCCACGACTACGTCGGCAACCAGTCCAACGACGCCTTCGCGAGCGACGAGGACCTGGCGAACGCCCAGACCTCCTGCGAGAACCAGGGCGACAAGTCCTCGTACTTCTGGCCCGTGCTGCGGCTGCAGAACGGCGACGACGAGAAGGACGCCGGCTCTCCGGGCGGTGGCATCGAGGGCAACGCCGGCCAGATCATCCGGCCCAAGGCGGCCACGATGTCGTTCGAGGGCAGCCCGCGCGGTGACGTCACGGCCATGCCGAAGCTGCTGCGCATCATCACCGGCGACGCCAAGGCGTTCGTCAACGGCCCCACCAACGCCAACGCGTCGTGGAGCTGCACCGGCTTCGAGGACCGGCAGTTGAAGGACAAGTACCCCCTCTGCCCCCAGGGCAGTGACGTGGTCCGCACCTTCAGGTTCCAGAGCTGCTGGGACGGCCGGAACATCGACAGTGCCAACCACCGCACCCACGTGGCGTTCGCCACCGCGGACGGCAGCTGTGCGAACGACTTCAAGGCCATCCCGCAGCTGGTGCAGCGCATCGTCTACGACGTCGACGCGCCCAGCGTGGCCGACGGCGGGAAGTCGAAGCCGTTCTTCGCGGTCGACTCCTTCCCCGAGCAGCTGCACAAGCCGGTCACCGACCACGGCGACTTCATCAACGTCTTCGACGAGGCACTGATGAAGGAGATGGTGGACTGCATCAACGACGGCCGTAAGTGCGACGGCGCCGATGACGGCGGCAACGGCGGCGGCAATGGCGGCGGCGGTAACGGCGGGGGCGGCAACGGAGGCGGCGGTAACGGCGGTGGCGGTGGCGGCGAGGAGCCGACCGACCCGCCGGCGACCACTCCGGCCCCGGACCCGACCGAGGGCAACGAGCAGCCGGGCGACGACGAGCCCGGTGACAACGGTCAGGGCGAGACTCCCGCGGACAACGGCGGCGAGAACACCGCGAAGCCCTCGGCCGGCAACACCGAGGCGACCGAGGCCGCGGGCGGCGCCGACAAGGGCAAGAACGACGAGGGCAAGAACGACCAGGGCAAGGGCAACGCCGAGCCCAAGGCGGCCACATCGCCGTCGGCGACCCAGCGGGACGCGGGCGCTTCCACGGGCGACGCGGACACCGGCGCCGCCGTGCCCGGCCCCGAACCCTCGGACGCGGGCGGCGTGGCCGCACCCCAGGCGGTGACGGGCGGACTCGCGGAAACGGGTACGAGCCTGTGGCCCGCGGCGGCCGGAGGACTGCTGGTGATCGCCGGCTTCGTGCTCCTGCGCCGTATCAGCAGCAGGTCGAGGTAG
- a CDS encoding toxin-antitoxin system, toxin component, whose amino-acid sequence MRKLIGQLVDGLTLPVPTEPDTLFAALVTTVSELRGREVRLVKEEFPHQTASGLWLDLPAYDLIVVDKRATPMHQLAIFFHEVWHMLRGDCGNHVVGKAVAARMATTGAELPELREPVRKVAARTEFDRREEADAERFGLLAVTRLRVWLEGEPDSAAMDRSKIAGRIGASLGQRRPRG is encoded by the coding sequence ATGCGGAAACTGATCGGTCAGCTGGTCGACGGGCTGACACTGCCCGTACCCACGGAGCCCGACACCCTGTTCGCCGCGCTGGTCACGACCGTGAGCGAGCTGAGAGGCCGTGAGGTCCGGCTCGTGAAGGAGGAGTTCCCTCACCAGACCGCCAGCGGACTGTGGCTCGACCTGCCCGCCTACGACCTGATCGTGGTGGACAAGCGGGCGACGCCGATGCATCAGTTGGCGATCTTCTTCCATGAGGTGTGGCACATGCTCAGGGGGGACTGTGGCAACCACGTCGTGGGCAAGGCGGTGGCGGCCCGCATGGCCACGACCGGCGCCGAACTCCCCGAACTGCGGGAACCGGTACGCAAAGTGGCCGCCCGCACCGAGTTCGACCGGCGCGAGGAGGCGGACGCCGAGCGGTTCGGACTGCTGGCGGTCACCCGTCTTCGCGTCTGGTTGGAGGGCGAACCCGACAGCGCGGCCATGGACCGGAGCAAGATCGCCGGCCGCATCGGTGCGTCACTGGGGCAGCGCCGGCCGCGGGGCTGA
- a CDS encoding CGNR zinc finger domain-containing protein — protein sequence MNVDHAFVCGNPALDFATTLRARRTLRFEMFTSPERLDAWYLEAGIVDTVFPATESDLARAVAVREAVYALVTARRLGEPFDGEALATVNGAARRPPATPQLTAAGRRTDATQEEALSTVARHAVEVLSGPDVPLLKECGNPECTRVYIDRSRGMRRQWCGMESCGNKLKAAAYRARKKEARAPAAPAAQAGAHTR from the coding sequence GTGAATGTGGATCACGCCTTCGTGTGCGGAAACCCGGCCCTGGACTTCGCCACGACACTCCGCGCCCGCCGCACCCTGCGCTTCGAGATGTTCACGTCACCGGAGCGGCTGGACGCGTGGTACCTGGAAGCGGGAATCGTCGACACCGTCTTCCCCGCCACGGAATCCGACCTCGCGCGTGCGGTCGCCGTACGTGAGGCCGTCTACGCACTGGTCACCGCCCGGCGCCTCGGAGAGCCCTTCGACGGCGAGGCGCTCGCCACGGTGAACGGCGCGGCCCGCAGGCCTCCGGCGACACCGCAGCTCACCGCGGCGGGGCGGCGGACGGACGCGACCCAGGAGGAAGCGCTGTCCACGGTGGCCCGGCATGCCGTCGAGGTGCTCAGCGGTCCCGACGTACCGCTGCTCAAGGAGTGCGGCAATCCCGAGTGCACCCGCGTCTACATCGACCGGTCCCGCGGGATGCGCCGGCAGTGGTGCGGCATGGAGTCCTGCGGGAACAAGCTCAAGGCTGCGGCGTACCGCGCCCGCAAGAAGGAGGCGCGGGCACCTGCCGCACCTGCCGCGCAGGCCGGCGCCCACACCCGCTGA
- the kstD gene encoding 3-oxosteroid 1-dehydrogenase, which produces MATSADPARRTDHPGPSSSSAPSRRRVLGAATGTGLALAAGLPGTARAADLPLLGTYDVVVIGSGAAGMTAALTAAKQGLTCVVVEKAGTFGGSAARSGAGIWIPNNPVILAAGVPDTPAKAAGYLAAVVGPEVPADRRQAFLGQGPAMISFVMANSPLRFRFMEGYSDYYPELPGGLPGGRSIEPAQLDGTVLGAELARLNPPYLPVPSGMVVFSTDYKWLALSAVSVKGAAVATECLARGTRAALLGQKPLTMGQSLAAGLRAGLLAAQVPVWLNTPLTELYTENGTTAGAVVTRNGAPGLVRARHGVIVGSGGFEHNAAMRAQYQRQPIGTEWTVGAKENTGDGIRAGRQAGAALDLMDDAWWGPAIPLPGQPYFCLAERTLPGGLLVNAAGARFVNEAAPYSDVVHTMYDKNATAPHIPAWLIVDQNYRNRYLFRDVAPTFVLPDAWYESGAAHKAWTLDALAQGIGVPAAALRATVNRFNSMARSGTDTDFHRGDSVYDHYYTDPAILPNSCLAPLWLAPYYAFRIVPGDLGTKGGLRTDARARVLRPDGSVIPGLYAAGNASAAVMGHSYAGAGSTIGPAMTFGYIAARDIAAVAGA; this is translated from the coding sequence ATGGCCACAAGCGCGGACCCCGCAAGACGTACGGACCACCCTGGCCCCTCCTCTTCCTCCGCCCCGTCGAGGCGCCGCGTGTTGGGCGCGGCGACCGGAACAGGGCTCGCGCTCGCCGCCGGGCTCCCCGGTACGGCCCGCGCGGCCGACCTGCCGCTCCTCGGCACGTACGACGTCGTCGTGATCGGGTCGGGCGCGGCGGGGATGACCGCCGCGCTGACGGCCGCGAAGCAGGGCTTGACCTGCGTCGTCGTGGAGAAGGCGGGTACTTTCGGCGGTTCGGCGGCCCGCTCGGGCGCCGGGATCTGGATTCCGAACAACCCGGTGATCCTGGCCGCGGGTGTCCCCGACACCCCGGCGAAGGCGGCGGGTTATCTGGCGGCCGTGGTCGGCCCCGAGGTCCCCGCGGACCGCAGACAGGCCTTCCTCGGACAGGGACCGGCCATGATCTCCTTCGTCATGGCCAACAGCCCTCTGCGGTTCCGCTTCATGGAGGGCTACAGCGACTACTACCCGGAACTGCCCGGCGGTCTGCCCGGCGGCCGTTCCATCGAACCCGCCCAGCTCGACGGCACCGTCCTCGGCGCGGAACTGGCCCGGCTGAACCCTCCGTACCTGCCGGTGCCCAGCGGCATGGTCGTCTTCAGCACCGACTACAAGTGGCTCGCCCTTTCGGCGGTCAGTGTGAAGGGAGCCGCCGTCGCCACCGAGTGCCTGGCCCGCGGTACCAGGGCGGCGCTCCTCGGCCAGAAACCCCTCACCATGGGCCAGTCACTGGCGGCCGGGCTGCGCGCCGGACTGCTCGCGGCCCAGGTGCCGGTGTGGCTGAACACCCCGCTCACCGAGCTGTACACGGAGAACGGCACCACCGCCGGAGCCGTGGTGACCAGGAACGGCGCGCCCGGCCTGGTCAGGGCGCGCCACGGAGTGATCGTCGGCTCGGGCGGCTTCGAGCACAACGCGGCCATGCGGGCCCAGTACCAGCGACAGCCCATCGGCACCGAGTGGACGGTCGGCGCGAAGGAGAACACGGGTGACGGCATCCGGGCGGGACGGCAGGCCGGCGCCGCACTCGACCTGATGGACGACGCCTGGTGGGGCCCGGCCATCCCGCTGCCCGGCCAGCCGTACTTCTGCCTCGCCGAACGCACCCTGCCCGGCGGCCTCCTCGTCAACGCCGCCGGAGCGCGCTTCGTCAACGAGGCGGCCCCCTACAGCGATGTCGTGCACACCATGTACGACAAGAACGCCACCGCGCCGCACATCCCGGCCTGGCTGATCGTCGACCAGAACTACCGCAACCGCTACCTCTTCAGGGACGTCGCCCCGACCTTCGTCCTCCCCGACGCGTGGTACGAGTCCGGCGCCGCCCACAAGGCCTGGACGCTCGACGCCCTCGCGCAGGGGATCGGTGTGCCGGCCGCTGCCCTGCGGGCCACAGTCAACCGCTTCAACAGCATGGCCCGGAGCGGCACCGACACCGACTTCCACCGCGGCGACAGTGTCTACGACCACTACTACACCGACCCCGCGATCCTCCCGAACTCCTGCCTGGCACCGCTGTGGCTCGCCCCCTACTACGCGTTCAGGATCGTCCCGGGCGACCTGGGTACCAAGGGCGGCCTGCGCACGGACGCCCGGGCGCGCGTACTGCGCCCGGACGGCTCCGTCATCCCCGGCCTGTACGCCGCCGGAAACGCCAGCGCGGCGGTCATGGGACACAGCTACGCGGGCGCGGGCTCGACGATCGGCCCGGCGATGACCTTCGGCTACATCGCCGCCCGGGACATCGCGGCGGTCGCCGGGGCGTGA
- a CDS encoding GNAT family N-acetyltransferase, which yields MRPQPSIRPYRPADRAAVADICVRTALDGGDSRARYPDEELLPSIFAAPYCHLEPELAFVLDDGSGSPVGYVLGTADTEQFVKNFRTAWLPRVAGRYPEPSAEPRTPSEEMIVLLHTPERMILPDLAAHPAHLHIDLLPDWQRRGFGRGLMRTFLAALHDRGVPAVHLGMVTANVAARAFYDRLGFHEIPVPDPGPLTYLGRPTAVGTL from the coding sequence ATGCGCCCTCAGCCGAGCATCCGCCCGTACCGACCCGCCGACCGTGCCGCCGTCGCCGACATCTGTGTGAGAACCGCCCTCGACGGAGGGGATTCGCGAGCGCGTTATCCCGACGAGGAGTTGCTGCCGTCCATCTTCGCCGCGCCCTACTGCCACCTGGAGCCGGAACTCGCCTTCGTCCTCGACGACGGCTCGGGGTCCCCGGTCGGCTACGTCCTCGGCACGGCCGACACGGAACAGTTCGTCAAGAACTTCCGTACGGCCTGGCTCCCCCGGGTCGCCGGACGCTACCCCGAGCCGAGCGCGGAACCCCGGACACCCAGCGAGGAGATGATCGTTCTCCTGCACACGCCCGAGCGCATGATCCTGCCCGACCTGGCCGCCCATCCGGCCCATCTGCACATAGACCTCCTGCCGGACTGGCAGCGGCGCGGCTTCGGACGGGGACTGATGAGAACCTTCCTCGCCGCCCTGCACGACCGCGGGGTCCCGGCGGTCCACCTCGGCATGGTCACCGCCAATGTGGCCGCGCGGGCGTTCTACGACCGCCTCGGCTTCCACGAGATCCCCGTCCCCGACCCCGGTCCGCTCACCTACCTCGGCAGGCCGACGGCCGTGGGCACCCTGTGA